ATGGTTCACTGGATGATCCAGGTCTTACTACGTCTAGCTCCTAATCCTCCAGAGAGTCCACAGGAAGTGATCGATGCCTGTATGGCCAGCGCATGGAGTCTTACTAAGATACAGGAGAAGGCTGTAGGACTATTTGATCGAATTACAGCATTCTCAAACTACATTTCAAGGTATGACCGACTGGTATAATACGGTATTAGGATGAAGATCAGGTTTGCAGAAATACCATGTAGACCTGAAGAGGACTtgagagtgtttcatgaaacatatagTCAGTGCCTTTCACTGACcagtgttataagctactgaaatccttgcatctgattggctgagagccaattagtcagtgaaaatcactgacaaaactgTTTGTGAAACACTCCTGTTTTTATTCTTAGCTCTTAAAAGAGTTTGTAAAAgggctgaatttttttaatgacggACTCTCTTCCTTGTCAtgttttaataaaagaaaattattcttttttcaggactacattcaTGGTTTTTCAGCAACCTTTTTTCTTCAATCCTTCATTCGTTTTTCTCACCATAATACCTTTAATGCTCATATATTTATGATAGTAAAGGAGAGGAACTATGAAGTGATGACCATATATGTCGCATGAGTCATGAGGTGgtaacaaataatgcacaggttAGAGTTGTTAGAGTCGATGCAGTGCAGCAGAAGGTGGGTTAGTTGATTACATTTGCACAGCATCTCGAATATCCATAATGCCTGCATGGCCATATAAAGGGCactgatttgattttttaactCCATCTAATTGGCTttattctcaatttttttttattattaactcATTCAATGCTTGGTAATGATAACTTCTTTTCTGGAATCAGTGTCATTCTGATCTTATTGAATATAAGATGATCTATAAAATGAGTGATACCAATACATTCCCATTTATCATTCACAATATATTGCATATCTGAGCTAAGAATTTacttttattatcaatattaatttATTCAACATTTCTAAACAAAAGTATAACCAAAGAAAAACAAGATTCAATGACACTGGCTTGGAAGGACAAACAGAAAATCTAATAACTCAATGTGACAATGACTTTGTCTATAGCTGTTGTTCAAGCATAGTATCGGCCGAGATGCAGCAGAAGATTGATGACGGGGATCCGAATGCGGACCAGGAATACCGTGACCTGAAGAAGATTAAATCTGAATGTGGAGAATGGATCCACATGGCTACCATCTTGATGGATGAACTTCGTAGCGTTGAGATGGCTCGGCTTGGGGGTGAGGACCTACCGACACCACTCCATGTCCCTGATGGAATGCAGGGCTCTGATCCTAGAGAGGATAGCCAGACGGCACCCTTTACTCCAGGCATGCCAGATAGAGGAGAGGTGAGATAATATACAAATAGTATTTAGAGCGTATGTAAGAGTTGCACGAAAGAGGTACCTATCGAACAATCCTAAAACTTCCAAGGCATAGGGCATTCCACTGACTGTTAGCCAACGttggttattagaccaagtggccaTCAGATCAAATTAATAGTAGACCTAATGCagacttttattttaattattgtttaacTAAAATGGAGGGAAAGAGTGGCAGAGTAcaataaatatatcattattaacaTAGAGAAATTGATGAGAATATACAACAGGAAAGAAAGACATTGGAAGAGAAATGAAGAAGGGAATTTTAGAGGAGAATATCAAGAAGAAGTAATAAGGAGAGAAATACTTTTTGATAGCAGGAGAGAAAAATAGAGGTTTCCATCCCCCCAAGCATAAACAGAACATTAATTGCCTACTTTTAGAATGAAATTCATGAACTCTATCCATTTCTATTCCCATGTTAACAGCTTGTTGGAACAGAAACCCCCACGACAATGGTAGACAGGCCGCCTGGCACCGCTGACACCCAACGTCTGGATACACCTATATCAGGTGCCCCGTCCACGGTCCCCGTAGCCGCCCCACTGGCTGCCCCTGCCCCTAGACCAGCTACAGGAAACCAGCTCATGGtgggtgaattttttttcttcttatttgtaGTGTTTTTGTAAAAAACAGTAAATCATTATAGTGTTTTTAGAATAACAAACCATGTTATGTTGTGAGATTTAAATGTTTGCAATTCACTTAATAAACGAATAGGTTTCTGAAAGTTGTGATAAAGTTATTTTGGGAATAGGCATGATTGCCCAGATTTTTTTACCTATTCAGTCCATCACACAACTGCCAAAACATCATTGCATTCTAAAGAGATTACAGACCACACCAGATTCTTTTCATGAatatcaaatttcttttttatttttaaatttagatttattatatatttaaaatttgctttttcgtggtatttcattgaaatatctTTATGCAAACACATTATCTTGCACATGCATATATTGTAGTGTTTTATTAAAGTTCTCTGTTTTCATTAGACTCCATCAACTGCCAACAGCCAGCGTTCTGTCTTGCCCGGCTCCACCCCAGGGGCAGATGACCTTGTTAAtatgaatgagatgcaagtatTGGGATTTGATCAGAATGTCTGGACTCAGAGTCTAGAGGAGAATAAAGACCAACCCTCTCAGGTACTGTCTAACCCCATATCATGGCATtcacatattttcctttttgttcattaaatttaacttatttttaatttattctcAAGCCGTTGTACTTCACAATTCTGggaggtatttcatcaacaattgTTATCTGACATGTTCCCAAATCGGAAACTTTGATGACTTTGATTGGCTCTTTTAGAATTGATATAAGTTAGATATAAGTTTTAAGTTGTGGTAGTGGCTATAATACAAATTTCAccagaatcccccccccccccacaaaaaaaatgtataaaaaatatgaaaatcatgaCAAGTTCCGAGCTCTGTGGTcactgaatgaatgaatttatcAGAACCAAACAACTAATAACTGCCAAATATTTGTATATGTGCCTAAAAATTAGTGTGCCAAGTAGTTACATCTTGATCAACATAATTAAGAGCACACTTGTATCTAACAAGTTCTTGATAATGGTTAAGTATTATCTGATATATTTTGTTCCTAGTCGGCCCCTAAAGAAGCAATCCCTGCCAAGCTGTTGGATTCTGCCTCTAAGACGCCGGATACATCTAAAGCTTATGAGGCGCTGACAGCCGTCAAGAGCCTTCAGCAACAGCTACTGTAAGTCACTATACCCCGCCAAACAATGTTTGGAGTGTACAGTATTTAGGAATCAGCATATGGTTGATGCATTGAAAATCATGCAAATCAAGCTACTTCCTTAGTTTTGGGTCAGTGCTCATAAGACTTGGCATACACATTGATCTTTGACATGCAAGAATGAAAGTGTTTTGTAATGTGATGATGTCATGGTATGAAATAGTAATaaatcaagggggggggggttatgttttaatttatatacatgtacggtaTG
Above is a window of Lytechinus pictus isolate F3 Inbred chromosome 15, Lp3.0, whole genome shotgun sequence DNA encoding:
- the LOC135156778 gene encoding mucin-5AC-like, with the translated sequence MVHWMIQVLLRLAPNPPESPQEVIDACMASAWSLTKIQEKAVGLFDRITAFSNYISSCCSSIVSAEMQQKIDDGDPNADQEYRDLKKIKSECGEWIHMATILMDELRSVEMARLGGEDLPTPLHVPDGMQGSDPREDSQTAPFTPGMPDRGELVGTETPTTMVDRPPGTADTQRLDTPISGAPSTVPVAAPLAAPAPRPATGNQLMTPSTANSQRSVLPGSTPGADDLVNMNEMQVLGFDQNVWTQSLEENKDQPSQSAPKEAIPAKLLDSASKTPDTSKAYEALTAVKSLQQQLLSTEERAQTAEERVQELEEQLKTIQEHARAMERKSATPAVPIATPGPVVGASTEPPKTAPEAPITEEATTTAPGSTMMSPSETPLTTFTKDTMGAQSTPSMRPGVAGVGPLPTPTITPSPPATPGRKTSSSNASLSRPTSRTSVGSRGSAKSRKK